A single window of Bombus pascuorum chromosome 1, iyBomPasc1.1, whole genome shotgun sequence DNA harbors:
- the LOC132913352 gene encoding probable pyruvate dehydrogenase E1 component subunit alpha, mitochondrial isoform X2, with protein MIPNCIRNIGAQTSKRNVISYFFSKKNNYATEASFETKPFRLHKLDSGPSNHVSVTRDEAIELYKKLHTIRRMETAAGNLYKEKIVRGFCHLYSGQEACAVGIKAALRPQDAVITAYRAHGWTYLMGIEPFGVLAELTGRKGGNAKGKGGSMHMYSKNFYGGNGIVGAQVPLGVGIAFANKYMNNGGVCITLYGDGAANQGQVFEVYNMAKLWDVPCIFVCENNGYGMGTSVDRASASTDYYTRGDYIPGIWVDGMDVLAVREATKFAIDYCTSGKGPLVLETVTYRYSGHSMSDPGTSYRTREEIQEVRQTRDPITGFKERVLNANLATPEEIKAIENDIKKVVDNAVKAAKADSEIPLNELTTDIYANCLEKEIRNTTPFKPLPHARLGAAVNA; from the exons atgataccAAACTGTATAAGAAATATAGGTGCTCAAACGTCGAAGAGAAAT GTGATATCGTACTTCTTCAgcaaaaaaaataattatgcaaCAGAAGCTTCATTTGAAACAAAACCTTTTCGATTACACAAATTGGATAGTGGACCATCCAATCACGTCTCTGTTACCAGAGATGAAGCAATAGAGctctataaaaaattacatacaatcCGCCGTATGGAAACAGCTGCTGGAAATCTCTATAAGGAAAAAATAGTCAGAGGTTTCTGTCATCTATATTCTGGTCAA GAAGCTTGTGCAGTTGGTATAAAAGCAGCACTCCGACCACAAGATGCTGTGATCACAGCTTATAGAGCTCATGGATGGACCTACTTGATGGGAATAGAGCCATTTGGCGTTTTAGCTGAATTAACTGGTAGAAAAGGAGGAAATGCAAAAGGTAAAGGTGGTTCTATGCATATGTATTCCAAAAACTTTTATGGTGGAAATGGTATCGTCGGTGCCCAG GTACCATTGGGAGTAGGAATTGCCTTTGCTAATAAGTACATGAATAATGGAGGAGTGTGCATTACGTTGTATGGAGATGGTGCAGCTAACCAAGGACAAGTATTCGAAGTATACAACATGGCTAAATTGTGGGATGTTCCTTGTATTTTTGTCTGTGAAAACAATGGGTATGGTATGGGAACTAGTGTCGATCGTGCTTCTGCGAGTACTGATTACTACACAAGGGGAGATTACATTCCTGGAATTTGG gtGGATGGTATGGATGTATTAGCAGTCAGGGAAGCTACCAAATTTGCCATTGACTATTGTACATCTGGGAAAGGTCCCCTTGTTTTAGAAACTGTAACTTATAGATATAGCGGACACAGTATGTCCGATCCTGGAACAAGTTATCGTACGAGGGAAGAAATCCAAGAAGTGAGGCAGACTAGAGATCCTATAACTGGCTTTAAGGAACGAGTATTGAATGCTAATCTTGCTACTCCAGAGGAAATAAAG gCGATAGAAAACGATATCAAAAAGGTCGTTGACAACGCTGTAAAAGCTGCGAAGGCGGACAGTGAAATTCCATTGAACGAACTTACTACCGATATTTATGCCAATTGTttagagaaagaaattcgtaACACTACTCCATTTAAACCTCTACCACATGCAAGGCTAGGTGCAGCTGTGAATGCCTAA
- the LOC132913352 gene encoding probable pyruvate dehydrogenase E1 component subunit alpha, mitochondrial isoform X1, with product MIPNCIRNIGAQTSKRNFGSWNEVISYFFSKKNNYATEASFETKPFRLHKLDSGPSNHVSVTRDEAIELYKKLHTIRRMETAAGNLYKEKIVRGFCHLYSGQEACAVGIKAALRPQDAVITAYRAHGWTYLMGIEPFGVLAELTGRKGGNAKGKGGSMHMYSKNFYGGNGIVGAQVPLGVGIAFANKYMNNGGVCITLYGDGAANQGQVFEVYNMAKLWDVPCIFVCENNGYGMGTSVDRASASTDYYTRGDYIPGIWVDGMDVLAVREATKFAIDYCTSGKGPLVLETVTYRYSGHSMSDPGTSYRTREEIQEVRQTRDPITGFKERVLNANLATPEEIKAIENDIKKVVDNAVKAAKADSEIPLNELTTDIYANCLEKEIRNTTPFKPLPHARLGAAVNA from the exons atgataccAAACTGTATAAGAAATATAGGTGCTCAAACGTCGAAGAGAAAT TTCGGCAGCTGGAACGAG GTGATATCGTACTTCTTCAgcaaaaaaaataattatgcaaCAGAAGCTTCATTTGAAACAAAACCTTTTCGATTACACAAATTGGATAGTGGACCATCCAATCACGTCTCTGTTACCAGAGATGAAGCAATAGAGctctataaaaaattacatacaatcCGCCGTATGGAAACAGCTGCTGGAAATCTCTATAAGGAAAAAATAGTCAGAGGTTTCTGTCATCTATATTCTGGTCAA GAAGCTTGTGCAGTTGGTATAAAAGCAGCACTCCGACCACAAGATGCTGTGATCACAGCTTATAGAGCTCATGGATGGACCTACTTGATGGGAATAGAGCCATTTGGCGTTTTAGCTGAATTAACTGGTAGAAAAGGAGGAAATGCAAAAGGTAAAGGTGGTTCTATGCATATGTATTCCAAAAACTTTTATGGTGGAAATGGTATCGTCGGTGCCCAG GTACCATTGGGAGTAGGAATTGCCTTTGCTAATAAGTACATGAATAATGGAGGAGTGTGCATTACGTTGTATGGAGATGGTGCAGCTAACCAAGGACAAGTATTCGAAGTATACAACATGGCTAAATTGTGGGATGTTCCTTGTATTTTTGTCTGTGAAAACAATGGGTATGGTATGGGAACTAGTGTCGATCGTGCTTCTGCGAGTACTGATTACTACACAAGGGGAGATTACATTCCTGGAATTTGG gtGGATGGTATGGATGTATTAGCAGTCAGGGAAGCTACCAAATTTGCCATTGACTATTGTACATCTGGGAAAGGTCCCCTTGTTTTAGAAACTGTAACTTATAGATATAGCGGACACAGTATGTCCGATCCTGGAACAAGTTATCGTACGAGGGAAGAAATCCAAGAAGTGAGGCAGACTAGAGATCCTATAACTGGCTTTAAGGAACGAGTATTGAATGCTAATCTTGCTACTCCAGAGGAAATAAAG gCGATAGAAAACGATATCAAAAAGGTCGTTGACAACGCTGTAAAAGCTGCGAAGGCGGACAGTGAAATTCCATTGAACGAACTTACTACCGATATTTATGCCAATTGTttagagaaagaaattcgtaACACTACTCCATTTAAACCTCTACCACATGCAAGGCTAGGTGCAGCTGTGAATGCCTAA
- the LOC132913663 gene encoding uncharacterized protein LOC132913663, giving the protein MAAAGSTSAGTILQKLGLKPITKCSLVKFYAPAFGVASYTALSINVMNPSLVIRVFPKKDITNFLLGSALLGTGSYIYSRDHMKSASTSVKVLYSTAGAVLLSFGSVLVWAVLRSIVPPNPTLCTIIGISSGLAFIKVGSSYLNFVDSQIPKK; this is encoded by the exons ATGGCCGCTGCAGGAAGTACGAGTGCCGGTACAATTTTGCAGAAACTCGGTTTAAAGCCGATCACGAAATGTAGTCTTGTCAAATTTTACGCTCCTGCTTTCGGCGTTGCTTCGTACACCGCATTATCTATCAACGTGATGAATCCGAGTCTTGTCATCAG gGTCTTTccaaaaaaagatattacaaaCTTCTTATTGGGAAGTGCTCTTCTTGGCACTGGCTCTTACATATACAGTCGTGATCACATGAAAAGTGCTTCTACAAGTGTAAAAGTTTTGTATAG TACTGCTGGTGCTGTATTACTGAGCTTTGGATCAGTGTTAGTATGGGCTGTACTTCGATCCATTGTACCACCTAATCCAACTCTATGTACAATAATTGGTATTAGTTCTGGGCTTGCATTCATCAAAGTTGGTTCCAGTTATCTAAACTTTGTTGATAGTCAGATACCAAAGAAGTAG